A section of the Thermoplasmata archaeon genome encodes:
- a CDS encoding archaellin/type IV pilin N-terminal domain-containing protein, protein MKSIIRKDEAAVSPVIATILMVAITVVLAAVLYVMVSGLL, encoded by the coding sequence ATGAAGAGTATCATCCGCAAGGATGAGGCAGCCGTGTCTCCCGTCATTGCGACCATCCTGATGGTCGCGATCACGGTGGTACTGGCCGCCGTCCTGTACGTGATGGTCTCCGGCCTGCTGG